One Nocardioides aromaticivorans genomic window carries:
- a CDS encoding transporter: MKEDIYGLTFLVADLVMIVCGYWAGWRFLKHHRNYLLGIEWCIVATSGTNFLVWALRFADDPEGGEASGQYAFAFFLDAFSRSIGITLLLVVGLMAVTHRYKASLAVELGIFALAIGSGLFLAQPKYRAHVDANGEFVLHQGPATFYLVVNLVTLAFLLYFVKRLWDIGATRVAVATLAVSLAATAIALTYDFFPLPDSVDPLEDRALFYTFALTVWGLQMLTYLFAYRALDDHNKASGIAPADDHRKAVRA; encoded by the coding sequence ATGAAAGAAGACATCTACGGCCTGACCTTCCTGGTCGCCGACCTGGTCATGATCGTGTGCGGTTACTGGGCGGGCTGGCGCTTCCTCAAGCACCACCGCAACTACCTGCTCGGCATCGAGTGGTGCATCGTGGCGACCTCCGGCACCAACTTCCTGGTGTGGGCGTTGCGCTTCGCGGACGACCCGGAGGGTGGTGAGGCGAGCGGGCAGTACGCCTTCGCGTTCTTCCTCGACGCGTTCTCCCGATCGATCGGGATCACGCTGCTGCTGGTGGTCGGCCTGATGGCCGTGACCCACCGTTACAAGGCGAGCCTGGCGGTCGAGCTCGGCATCTTCGCGCTGGCGATCGGCAGCGGCCTGTTCCTGGCGCAGCCGAAGTACCGCGCCCACGTTGACGCCAACGGTGAGTTCGTCCTGCACCAGGGCCCGGCCACCTTCTACCTGGTGGTCAACCTGGTGACGCTGGCCTTCCTGCTGTACTTCGTGAAGCGGCTGTGGGACATCGGAGCCACCCGGGTCGCCGTCGCGACGCTCGCCGTCAGCCTCGCGGCGACGGCCATCGCGCTGACCTACGACTTCTTCCCGCTGCCCGACTCGGTCGACCCGCTCGAGGACCGCGCGCTCTTCTACACGTTCGCGCTGACCGTGTGGGGGCTGCAGATGCTGACCTACCTGTTCGCCTACCGCGCGCTCGACGACCACAACAAGGCATCGGGCATCGCTCCGGCCGACGACCACCGCAAGGCGGTGCGGGCATGA
- a CDS encoding TetR/AcrR family transcriptional regulator produces the protein MGQLRAPVTRREKQREATYDEIVAVSAQLLAEGADLSLRAVAGRMGMTAPALYRYVANYQQLVDLVAFELDKAATAEWAAAAERFTEDDPAARLAVACVRFRNWALSKPREFALVFANPIAEADSQRRELLTVSTSGHFFTDLLWQIWEQRRFPFPSLDELDPVIRDAVLDPLIPARAEHIPAEDRGLLWIYMRSWSALYGVVTLESTGHCDPRVIESGQLFRATVLDWLEPLGLGDDRERLAAIMDEELARR, from the coding sequence GTGGGCCAGTTGCGCGCGCCCGTCACCCGCCGCGAGAAGCAGCGCGAGGCGACGTACGACGAGATCGTGGCCGTCTCCGCCCAGCTGCTCGCCGAGGGCGCCGACCTGTCCCTGCGCGCGGTCGCGGGGCGGATGGGGATGACCGCCCCGGCGCTCTACCGCTATGTCGCGAACTACCAGCAGCTCGTCGACCTGGTCGCCTTCGAGCTCGACAAGGCGGCGACCGCGGAGTGGGCCGCGGCCGCCGAGCGCTTCACCGAGGACGACCCGGCCGCCCGGCTGGCGGTGGCGTGCGTGCGCTTCCGGAACTGGGCGCTCAGCAAGCCCCGCGAGTTCGCGCTGGTCTTCGCGAACCCCATCGCCGAGGCCGACAGCCAGCGCCGCGAACTGCTCACCGTCTCGACGTCGGGGCACTTCTTCACCGACCTGCTCTGGCAGATCTGGGAGCAGCGACGCTTCCCGTTCCCGTCGCTCGACGAGCTCGACCCGGTCATCCGCGACGCCGTCCTCGACCCGCTCATCCCGGCCCGGGCGGAGCACATCCCGGCCGAGGACCGCGGCCTGCTCTGGATCTACATGCGCTCGTGGTCGGCGCTCTACGGCGTGGTCACCCTCGAGTCCACCGGCCACTGCGACCCCCGGGTGATCGAGTCCGGCCAGCTCTTCCGTGCCACCGTGCTCGACTGGCTCGAGCCGCTCGGCCTCGGCGACGACCGGGAGCGGCTGGCCGCGATCATGGACGAGGAGCTCGCCCGGCGCTGA
- a CDS encoding NAD-dependent deacylase, with protein sequence MPQIVVLTGAGISAESGVPTFRDADGLWEGHHVEDVATPEGFERDRATVQRFYDERRAALATVEPNAAHRALAELEETMGDALLVVTQNIDDLHERAGSTRVVHMHGELLKALCRSCGVASPWTGTLLDEPACPGCGVHDLRPDVVWFGEVPYEMDRITDALTDATMFVSIGTSGAVYPAAGFVQHARRHGARTLELNLEPSEGTHFFHEARHGRAGDLVPAWTREVLWT encoded by the coding sequence GTGCCCCAGATCGTCGTCCTGACCGGTGCCGGCATCTCCGCCGAGAGCGGGGTGCCGACCTTCCGCGACGCCGACGGGCTGTGGGAGGGCCACCACGTCGAGGACGTCGCGACGCCGGAGGGCTTCGAGCGCGACCGGGCGACCGTGCAGCGCTTCTACGACGAGCGCCGGGCCGCGCTGGCGACGGTCGAGCCGAATGCCGCGCACCGCGCACTGGCCGAGCTCGAGGAGACGATGGGCGACGCGCTGCTCGTCGTCACCCAGAACATCGACGACCTGCACGAGCGGGCCGGGTCGACGCGGGTGGTGCACATGCACGGCGAGCTGCTCAAGGCGCTGTGCCGCTCCTGCGGGGTCGCCTCGCCGTGGACGGGCACCCTGCTCGACGAGCCCGCCTGCCCCGGCTGCGGGGTGCACGACCTGCGGCCGGACGTGGTGTGGTTCGGCGAGGTGCCCTACGAGATGGACCGCATCACCGACGCGCTGACCGACGCCACCATGTTCGTCTCGATCGGTACGTCGGGGGCGGTCTACCCGGCTGCCGGTTTCGTGCAGCACGCGCGCCGCCACGGCGCCCGTACCCTCGAGCTCAACCTGGAGCCCAGCGAGGGCACCCACTTCTTCCACGAGGCCCGGCACGGCCGCGCCGGCGACCTCGTGCCCGCCTGGACGCGCGAGGTCCTCTGGACCTGA
- a CDS encoding PaaI family thioesterase: MSAVTTDQPGRLDPLDPLARQWIEGVLAASPIARHVGITVLDAGVDEVRLGLRFRDDLTTVPGVLHGGVVATLVDVAGASASASGLTSADAATGGATTHLDVAYLAVAGSDLVATAKVVHRTRTGTHTQVAVHDADHTLVATASVTSRIFH, from the coding sequence ATGTCCGCCGTCACGACCGATCAGCCCGGCCGGCTCGACCCGCTCGACCCCCTCGCCCGGCAGTGGATCGAGGGCGTGCTCGCGGCGTCGCCGATCGCCCGGCACGTCGGCATCACCGTCCTCGACGCGGGCGTCGACGAGGTCCGCCTGGGACTGCGCTTCCGCGACGACCTGACCACGGTCCCCGGCGTACTCCACGGCGGCGTCGTCGCGACCCTCGTCGACGTCGCCGGGGCGTCGGCCTCGGCGTCCGGCCTCACCTCCGCCGACGCAGCGACCGGCGGCGCGACCACCCACCTCGACGTCGCCTATCTCGCCGTCGCCGGCTCCGACCTCGTCGCGACCGCGAAGGTCGTGCACCGCACCCGCACCGGCACCCACACCCAGGTCGCGGTCCACGACGCCGACCACACCCTCGTCGCCACCGCCTCCGTCACCAGCCGCATCTTCCACTGA
- a CDS encoding response regulator, giving the protein MGPFIRVGAIDNHPVVLAGVGAALTQTAPDLHLVAIADSVDALLEAAPDGLDVVLLDLHMPEQPPAEEAVARLTALGIVVLLFTAEEKPVPVRRAIAAGAAGLVLKVDPAERIAQSIRDALAGELACSGQVAAALLTDASLATRLSERQIEILRAVSTGLPYRLVARQLGISEVTVREHLSRAARAYREGGVDIGNVHGLISRARAEGHLDE; this is encoded by the coding sequence ATGGGGCCGTTCATCAGGGTCGGCGCGATCGACAACCACCCGGTGGTGCTTGCCGGGGTCGGTGCTGCCCTCACGCAGACGGCGCCCGACCTCCACCTGGTCGCGATCGCCGACTCGGTCGACGCGCTGCTCGAGGCGGCGCCCGACGGCCTCGACGTGGTGCTGCTCGACCTGCACATGCCCGAGCAGCCGCCGGCCGAGGAGGCCGTGGCCCGGCTGACCGCGCTCGGGATCGTGGTGCTGCTGTTCACCGCCGAGGAGAAGCCGGTCCCGGTCCGCCGTGCGATCGCCGCCGGCGCCGCCGGTCTCGTGCTCAAGGTCGACCCCGCCGAGCGGATCGCGCAGTCGATCCGCGACGCCCTCGCCGGGGAGCTCGCCTGCTCCGGCCAGGTCGCCGCCGCGCTGCTCACCGACGCCTCCCTGGCGACCCGCCTGTCCGAGCGGCAGATCGAGATCCTCCGGGCCGTCAGTACCGGCCTCCCCTACCGCCTCGTCGCCCGCCAGCTGGGCATCAGCGAGGTCACCGTGCGCGAGCACCTCTCCCGTGCCGCCCGCGCCTACCGCGAGGGCGGCGTCGACATCGGCAACGTGCACGGGCTGATCAGCCGGGCGCGGGCTGAGGGTCACCTCGACGAATGA
- a CDS encoding calcium-binding protein encodes MTSSTRIQIAAKLALAGAAAFAGLAATSTAAHAGTCGSEPNLVFAKPGVTTYGTGCADKIIGTSGNDTIYALGGDDEVLSGTGADTVYGGTGNDDLYTGSGADQVFGDSGNDFVMGGFDNDTVNGGAGDDVLRGEEGNDVLISYAGANVADGSDDLYGGDGNDYLNGYEGVDWLEGQYGDDTLESHEVTPAYDHLVGGQGKDKFAVKDVIEHDAAHRDDVDVDNFDVAVTNKNATDTIH; translated from the coding sequence ATGACCAGCTCCACCCGCATCCAGATCGCCGCCAAGCTCGCCCTCGCCGGCGCCGCCGCCTTCGCCGGCCTCGCCGCCACCTCGACCGCCGCCCACGCCGGGACCTGCGGCTCGGAGCCGAACCTCGTCTTCGCCAAGCCCGGCGTGACGACCTACGGCACCGGCTGCGCCGACAAGATCATCGGCACCTCCGGCAACGACACCATCTACGCCCTCGGCGGTGATGACGAGGTCCTCTCCGGCACCGGCGCCGACACCGTCTACGGCGGCACCGGCAACGACGACCTCTACACCGGCAGCGGCGCCGACCAGGTCTTCGGTGACTCCGGCAACGACTTCGTCATGGGCGGCTTCGACAACGACACCGTCAACGGCGGCGCCGGCGACGACGTGCTCCGCGGCGAGGAGGGCAATGACGTCCTCATCAGCTACGCCGGCGCGAACGTGGCCGACGGGTCGGACGACCTCTACGGCGGCGACGGCAACGACTACCTGAACGGCTACGAGGGCGTCGACTGGCTCGAGGGCCAGTACGGCGACGACACCCTCGAGTCGCACGAGGTCACCCCGGCCTACGACCACCTCGTCGGCGGCCAGGGCAAGGACAAGTTCGCGGTCAAGGACGTCATCGAGCACGACGCCGCCCACCGCGACGACGTGGACGTCGACAACTTCGACGTCGCGGTCACCAACAAGAACGCGACCGACACGATCCACTGA
- the tuf gene encoding elongation factor Tu: MAKSQFVRTKPHLNIGTMGHVDHGKTTLTAAITKVLADADPTRNSFVAFDGIDRAPEEVQRGITINIAHVEYETATRHYAHVDMPGHADYVKNMITGAAQVDAAILVVSAQDGAMPQTREHVLLAQRVGVPYLVVALNKSDTVDDEDLLDLVELEVRDLLGEYGFPGDEVPVVRVSGLKALEGDPRWTQSIVDLLQAVDDYVPVPDRELGEPFLMPIENVLTISGRGTVVTGAVERGSLRVGDTVEVVGLGPTVASVATGLETFGKTLDEVQAGDNAAVLLRGVRREDVRRGQVLAVPGSVRPHARFTANLHALTAAEGGRHTPFAADYRPQFYFRTTDVSGGIDLGDVALVMPGDTVEVTVELGKPVAMEVGLGFAVREGGRTVAAGTVTSLLED; the protein is encoded by the coding sequence ATGGCCAAGAGCCAGTTCGTGCGGACCAAGCCGCACCTCAACATCGGCACGATGGGTCACGTCGACCACGGCAAGACCACGCTGACCGCCGCGATCACGAAGGTGCTCGCGGACGCCGACCCGACCCGCAACTCGTTCGTCGCCTTCGACGGCATCGACCGGGCACCGGAGGAGGTCCAGCGCGGGATCACCATCAACATCGCCCACGTGGAGTACGAGACGGCGACCCGTCACTACGCCCACGTCGACATGCCCGGCCACGCCGACTACGTCAAGAACATGATCACCGGCGCCGCCCAGGTGGACGCCGCGATCCTCGTCGTGTCGGCGCAGGACGGCGCCATGCCGCAGACCCGGGAGCACGTACTCCTGGCGCAGCGGGTCGGCGTGCCGTACCTCGTCGTCGCGCTCAACAAGTCCGACACCGTCGACGACGAGGACCTGCTCGACCTCGTCGAGCTGGAGGTGCGCGACCTGCTCGGCGAGTACGGGTTCCCCGGCGACGAGGTCCCCGTGGTCCGGGTCTCCGGGCTGAAGGCCCTCGAGGGCGACCCGCGCTGGACGCAGTCGATCGTCGACCTGCTGCAGGCCGTGGACGACTACGTCCCCGTCCCCGACCGCGAGCTCGGCGAGCCGTTCCTGATGCCCATCGAGAACGTGCTCACCATCAGCGGCCGCGGGACGGTCGTCACCGGTGCGGTCGAGCGGGGTTCGCTCCGCGTCGGCGACACGGTCGAGGTCGTCGGGCTCGGCCCGACGGTGGCCAGCGTGGCGACCGGGCTGGAGACCTTCGGCAAGACGCTCGACGAGGTCCAGGCCGGCGACAACGCGGCCGTCCTGCTGCGCGGCGTGCGTCGTGAGGACGTACGACGCGGGCAGGTCCTCGCCGTACCGGGCTCGGTCCGCCCGCACGCCAGGTTCACCGCGAACCTGCACGCGCTGACCGCGGCCGAGGGTGGACGGCACACGCCGTTCGCCGCCGACTACCGCCCGCAGTTCTACTTCCGCACGACCGACGTGTCGGGCGGGATCGACCTGGGGGACGTCGCGCTGGTGATGCCGGGTGACACGGTCGAGGTGACCGTCGAGCTCGGCAAGCCGGTCGCGATGGAGGTCGGCCTCGGCTTCGCCGTCCGTGAGGGCGGCCGGACCGTGGCCGCGGGCACGGTCACCAGCCTGCTGGAGGACTGA
- a CDS encoding sensor histidine kinase — translation MGAHRLSGRSFGASVERGLNLSIGMVILAKTLVFAVQFAAMDSFDPVEVSSAAAIIMCVGTVALRCLGRGPSGFDVLLCTVALVVGAWMPRDSVPVAGAADSPIVHLVEPMLVVIAVRRQRAVPAMLLIAALFVTLRWESAGSTDGLVFGLQEAVLICGTAFAALYLVTQMRRASARAEALIASHREVHRAHLSAAEVETTAFLHDDLVPTLLAVGSIPGAAETRSAAGSALARLAGPAHGEDAADVATALRSAAAREMLDVDLVVRGPRTHLPEAVREAMVGAAVEALRNVSRHSGQRHATVTLVRRPTALRIRVEDHGAGFAGTPGVGIRVAIVGRMESIGATARITGTPGAGTVVELVWRGRLVSRLLGMAPEHDRLIRAAVVDPGRVALRAVAILAAGYLATAALLTIDVPLQPWSYGGAAVIAVVVVLLTRAMSRGPLHPAALLLVGGVPAVVLLVALPSVSADGLGGTESWLIEFSALPALATAWVISVRMVLLLLVPNAVVITLVALDKGATAVDLPHILFVQPLNALFVAVIVAVCRRAGRVLTEPEASQSTAWARAVRVALGPTLRPVVAALRSVGDDTAAPGPGPGLLAQAVRDCLYLPGPEHEALRAELDALRRTGAQVDTILPEPPPATRTLAAALGAVRRFGPSHVTVSGNADEATVVIVPGPPPEVVERLPRQLPVAWQVDADPEACVITGPPDLATLIRRGDPQPAPG, via the coding sequence TTCGACGTCCTCCTGTGCACGGTCGCCCTCGTCGTCGGCGCGTGGATGCCCCGCGACAGCGTGCCGGTGGCCGGTGCCGCGGACTCCCCCATCGTCCACCTCGTCGAGCCGATGCTGGTCGTGATCGCCGTCCGGCGCCAACGGGCCGTTCCCGCGATGCTCCTCATCGCCGCGCTCTTCGTCACCCTGCGCTGGGAGAGCGCCGGCAGCACCGACGGGCTGGTCTTCGGGCTGCAGGAGGCCGTGCTGATCTGCGGTACGGCGTTCGCCGCGCTCTACCTCGTCACCCAGATGCGCCGCGCGTCGGCCCGCGCCGAGGCGCTGATCGCGAGCCACCGCGAGGTCCACCGCGCCCACCTGTCGGCGGCCGAGGTCGAGACGACCGCCTTCCTCCACGACGACCTCGTGCCGACCCTCCTCGCCGTCGGCAGCATCCCCGGCGCGGCCGAGACGCGAAGCGCCGCGGGATCGGCGCTCGCCCGGCTGGCCGGGCCCGCGCACGGGGAGGACGCCGCCGACGTCGCGACGGCGCTGCGCTCGGCGGCCGCGCGGGAGATGCTCGACGTCGACCTCGTCGTCCGCGGGCCCCGCACCCACCTGCCGGAGGCCGTGCGCGAGGCGATGGTCGGCGCGGCCGTCGAGGCGCTGCGCAACGTGTCGCGCCACAGCGGTCAGCGGCACGCCACCGTGACCCTGGTACGACGCCCGACGGCCCTGAGGATCCGGGTCGAGGACCACGGCGCCGGCTTCGCCGGGACGCCCGGTGTCGGCATCCGGGTCGCCATCGTCGGCCGGATGGAGTCGATCGGCGCGACGGCGCGGATCACCGGCACCCCCGGCGCCGGCACGGTCGTCGAGCTCGTGTGGCGCGGTCGCCTGGTGAGCCGGCTGCTGGGCATGGCGCCCGAGCACGACCGGCTGATCCGGGCCGCCGTCGTCGACCCGGGCCGGGTGGCGCTGCGCGCGGTCGCGATCCTCGCCGCCGGCTACCTCGCGACCGCTGCCCTGCTGACGATCGACGTCCCCCTCCAGCCGTGGTCCTACGGCGGGGCCGCGGTGATCGCGGTCGTGGTGGTGCTGCTGACCCGGGCGATGAGCCGCGGACCGTTGCACCCGGCGGCGTTGCTGCTCGTGGGCGGCGTGCCGGCCGTCGTACTCCTGGTGGCGCTGCCGAGCGTCTCGGCCGACGGCCTCGGCGGCACGGAGTCGTGGCTGATCGAGTTCAGCGCGCTGCCGGCGCTCGCCACCGCATGGGTCATCTCGGTGCGGATGGTGCTGCTCCTGCTCGTGCCGAACGCGGTGGTGATCACGCTCGTCGCGCTCGACAAGGGCGCCACGGCCGTCGACCTGCCCCACATCCTGTTCGTCCAGCCGCTCAACGCGCTCTTCGTCGCGGTCATCGTCGCCGTGTGCCGGCGGGCGGGCCGGGTGCTGACCGAGCCGGAGGCGAGCCAGTCCACCGCGTGGGCCCGGGCGGTGCGGGTCGCCCTCGGGCCGACCCTGCGCCCGGTCGTGGCGGCGCTGCGCAGCGTCGGCGACGACACCGCCGCGCCCGGCCCCGGGCCCGGCCTGCTGGCCCAGGCCGTGCGGGACTGCCTCTACCTGCCCGGCCCCGAGCACGAGGCGCTGCGGGCCGAGCTGGACGCGCTGCGGCGTACCGGCGCCCAGGTCGACACCATCCTCCCCGAGCCGCCGCCGGCAACGCGGACCCTGGCCGCGGCCCTGGGAGCGGTACGACGGTTCGGGCCCAGCCACGTGACGGTCTCCGGCAACGCCGACGAGGCCACCGTGGTGATCGTGCCGGGGCCACCGCCCGAGGTCGTGGAGCGGCTCCCCCGTCAGCTGCCGGTGGCGTGGCAGGTGGACGCCGACCCGGAGGCGTGCGTGATCACCGGCCCGCCGGACCTGGCCACCCTCATTCGTCGAGGTGACCCTCAGCCCGCGCCCGGCTGA
- a CDS encoding NAD(P)/FAD-dependent oxidoreductase, translated as MRTDGVTYESFSGWVDAPTDLRPAVDGDVTCQVAVIGGGIGGMSTALRLAQRGQDVVLVEAEFCGHGSSSRNAGQLAGAPGGDLQLLNLLSRKKMPGMMRLAENAAHHVEDFIAKHDIDCEYEATGNAFAAVSRGQMGRVRRVAKIVTRAGGHVEVGTAAELGIPRGFVGGMRETVGGRMNPGKFSLGMRRVLLDSAARVFEQTKVTDVVRDGGQIVLTTSGGQVRADQVVLATNAFAGEWDITPKHLSVPIYVIEVETEPIDPGRIEALGWTSGMGLVTQHAIMENYRLTPRGTIVFGVRRLERGTSYPLPERTPDPGLVEELAGAFARRFPSLADVAVERAWGGWIAITSSWLPLAGRIGDDVHYSIACNGHGLAQAPYVGTLIADAIVDGERHEDLETIWQEEPRFPRPVMMGRAGLRTIWAVDRFNDMVNGSRRNARKGAREMA; from the coding sequence ATGAGGACCGACGGCGTCACCTACGAGTCCTTCAGCGGCTGGGTCGACGCACCCACCGACCTGCGGCCCGCCGTCGACGGCGACGTGACCTGCCAGGTCGCCGTCATCGGCGGTGGCATCGGCGGGATGTCGACCGCCCTGCGGCTCGCGCAGCGCGGCCAGGACGTCGTGCTGGTGGAGGCGGAGTTCTGCGGCCACGGCTCGAGCTCGCGCAACGCCGGCCAGCTGGCCGGCGCCCCCGGCGGCGACCTCCAGCTGCTCAACCTGCTCTCCCGCAAGAAGATGCCCGGCATGATGCGGCTCGCCGAGAACGCCGCCCATCACGTCGAGGACTTCATCGCCAAGCACGACATCGACTGCGAGTACGAGGCGACGGGCAACGCCTTCGCCGCCGTCTCCCGCGGACAGATGGGGCGGGTACGCCGGGTCGCGAAGATCGTGACCCGCGCCGGTGGGCACGTCGAGGTCGGCACCGCTGCCGAGCTCGGCATCCCGCGCGGCTTCGTCGGCGGGATGCGCGAGACGGTCGGTGGCCGGATGAACCCGGGCAAGTTCTCGCTGGGCATGCGCCGGGTCCTGCTCGACTCCGCCGCGCGGGTCTTCGAGCAGACGAAGGTCACCGACGTCGTGCGGGATGGCGGGCAGATCGTCCTGACGACGTCGGGCGGACAGGTGCGGGCCGACCAGGTCGTCCTCGCGACGAACGCCTTCGCCGGCGAGTGGGACATCACCCCGAAGCACCTCTCGGTGCCGATCTACGTGATCGAGGTCGAGACCGAGCCGATCGACCCCGGGCGCATCGAGGCCCTCGGCTGGACCAGTGGGATGGGGCTGGTCACGCAGCACGCGATCATGGAGAACTACCGGCTCACGCCGAGGGGCACGATCGTCTTCGGTGTACGACGGCTGGAGCGCGGCACGTCGTACCCGCTGCCGGAGCGGACGCCCGACCCCGGGCTGGTCGAGGAGCTGGCCGGTGCCTTCGCCCGGCGCTTCCCGTCGCTCGCCGATGTCGCGGTCGAGCGCGCGTGGGGCGGGTGGATCGCGATCACCTCCTCCTGGCTGCCGCTCGCCGGCCGGATCGGCGACGACGTCCACTACTCGATCGCCTGCAACGGGCACGGGCTCGCCCAGGCGCCGTACGTCGGGACGCTGATCGCCGACGCCATCGTCGACGGCGAGCGGCACGAGGACCTCGAGACGATCTGGCAGGAGGAGCCGAGGTTCCCGCGGCCGGTCATGATGGGCCGCGCCGGCCTCCGCACCATCTGGGCCGTCGACCGCTTCAACGACATGGTCAACGGCAGTCGCCGCAATGCGCGGAAGGGTGCGCGAGAAATGGCCTGA
- a CDS encoding MMPL family transporter, with the protein MIERWGALVVRRAVVVLLVGLGITAAAAIAGIGLEDKLSAGGFDDPGTESSRELSLERDTFGNRSIDAIILFSSDDATVGDPGFEREVERTVDAIPADTVVSVLTWYDVEDPAMVSKDRHATAVYVSLAGETQNDFIDSYDELRPVVETSSLDVAFAGPYAVYSDVNEETKSDLLRAELVSMPIVLLLSLIIFRSVVAALMPLLVGAVAVLGARATIAGLNEVVDVSIFAPNIITLLGLGLAIDYALFVVSRFREEIARTPGDTRQALVRTMATAGRTVAFSALTVAAAMSSLLVFPQTFLKSIGYGGIAAVLIAMVAALTVLPAALALLGTRIDAGRIPFLQRSAAVETDHGAWARLAAAVMRRPVLVAVGVVAVLLVVASPFLGVKWGSVDYRVLPDDTPSHMAAERLNSEFGAERSTANVLVTGADEAGLASYTKELGAVPGVVDVRPVEVEGDTTLLRVAWRGNSQTEQSQQVVRDLRAVDSPAGSEALVGGLTADTVDLAESVGDHLPLMGLIVISVMLVLLFLAFGSVVLPLKAVLMNAFSITASFGVVTWIFSDGHLADLLGFTPQGFLDLTNPIVMLAVLFGLSMDYEVFLLSRVREQWDATGDNDRAVQTGVQKTGRIITSAALLLAVVIGAFSLSGVVFMKMLGLGMLVAILVDATVVRALLVPATMKLLGRWNWWAPAPMARWWERHGFREEYDDPAAEPAKVPAGV; encoded by the coding sequence ATGATCGAGCGATGGGGCGCCCTGGTGGTACGACGGGCGGTCGTCGTCCTGCTGGTCGGGCTCGGCATCACGGCCGCCGCCGCGATCGCCGGCATCGGCCTGGAGGACAAGCTCTCGGCCGGCGGCTTCGACGACCCCGGCACGGAGTCCTCGCGCGAGCTCTCGCTCGAGCGGGACACCTTCGGCAACCGCTCGATCGACGCGATCATCCTCTTCTCCAGCGACGACGCGACGGTCGGCGACCCCGGCTTCGAGAGGGAGGTGGAGCGGACCGTCGACGCCATCCCCGCCGACACCGTCGTCTCCGTGCTCACCTGGTACGACGTCGAGGACCCCGCCATGGTCAGCAAGGACCGGCACGCCACCGCCGTCTACGTGTCCCTGGCCGGAGAGACCCAGAACGACTTCATCGACTCCTACGACGAGCTGCGGCCGGTCGTGGAGACCAGCTCGCTCGACGTGGCCTTCGCCGGGCCGTACGCCGTCTACAGCGACGTCAACGAGGAGACCAAGTCCGACCTGCTGCGCGCCGAGCTCGTCTCGATGCCGATCGTGCTGCTGCTGTCGCTGATCATCTTCCGCAGCGTGGTCGCGGCCCTGATGCCGCTGCTGGTCGGCGCGGTCGCGGTGCTCGGCGCCCGGGCGACGATCGCCGGCCTCAACGAGGTGGTCGACGTCTCGATCTTCGCGCCCAACATCATCACCCTGCTGGGGCTGGGCCTCGCGATCGACTACGCGCTCTTCGTGGTCTCCCGCTTCCGCGAGGAGATCGCCCGCACCCCGGGTGACACCCGCCAGGCGCTCGTGCGCACGATGGCGACCGCGGGTCGCACCGTCGCCTTCTCGGCGCTCACCGTGGCCGCGGCGATGAGCTCGCTGCTCGTCTTCCCGCAGACCTTCCTCAAGTCCATCGGGTACGGCGGCATCGCGGCGGTCCTGATCGCGATGGTCGCCGCCCTCACCGTCCTCCCGGCCGCGCTGGCCCTGCTCGGCACCCGCATCGACGCCGGCCGGATCCCGTTCCTGCAGCGCAGTGCGGCCGTCGAGACCGACCACGGCGCGTGGGCCCGGCTCGCCGCCGCGGTCATGCGCCGCCCGGTCCTCGTGGCCGTCGGCGTGGTCGCCGTGCTGCTCGTCGTCGCCTCGCCGTTCCTCGGCGTGAAGTGGGGCAGCGTCGACTACCGCGTCCTGCCCGACGACACCCCTTCGCACATGGCCGCGGAGCGGCTCAACTCCGAGTTCGGGGCCGAGCGCTCCACCGCCAACGTGCTGGTGACCGGCGCGGACGAGGCCGGCCTGGCGTCGTACACGAAGGAGCTGGGCGCGGTGCCCGGGGTCGTCGACGTCCGTCCCGTGGAGGTCGAGGGCGACACCACGCTGCTGCGGGTCGCGTGGCGGGGCAACAGCCAGACCGAGCAGTCGCAGCAGGTGGTCCGCGACCTGCGGGCCGTCGACAGCCCGGCCGGCTCGGAGGCGCTCGTCGGCGGCCTGACCGCGGACACCGTCGACCTGGCCGAGTCCGTCGGCGACCACCTGCCGCTGATGGGCCTGATCGTGATCAGCGTGATGCTGGTGCTGCTCTTCCTCGCCTTCGGCTCGGTGGTGCTGCCCCTCAAGGCCGTGCTGATGAACGCCTTCTCGATCACCGCGTCCTTCGGCGTGGTCACCTGGATCTTCAGCGACGGGCACCTCGCCGACCTGCTCGGGTTCACGCCGCAGGGCTTCCTCGACCTGACCAACCCGATCGTCATGCTGGCCGTGCTCTTCGGCCTCTCGATGGACTACGAGGTCTTCCTGCTCTCGCGCGTCCGCGAGCAGTGGGACGCCACCGGCGACAACGACCGCGCCGTCCAGACCGGCGTGCAGAAGACCGGCCGGATCATCACCAGCGCGGCCCTCCTGCTGGCCGTCGTGATCGGGGCGTTCAGCCTCAGTGGCGTCGTCTTCATGAAGATGCTCGGCCTCGGGATGCTGGTCGCGATCCTCGTCGACGCCACGGTCGTGCGGGCCCTGCTCGTGCCGGCGACGATGAAGCTGCTGGGCCGTTGGAACTGGTGGGCGCCCGCCCCGATGGCCCGCTGGTGGGAGCGCCACGGCTTCCGCGAGGAGTACGACGACCCGGCGGCCGAGCCCGCGAAGGTGCCCGCCGGCGTCTGA